Proteins encoded within one genomic window of Sphingomonas sp. G-3-2-10:
- a CDS encoding LytTR family DNA-binding domain-containing protein — protein MTIRTILVDDEPLAIQGLELRLQEHDDVEIIDKCSNGREAIRSIKTHKPDLVFLDIQMPGFDGFSVVQGLMEVEPPLFVFVTAYSDHAIRAFEAQAMDYLMKPVEPARLADTIERVRMRLNEKRGAEEVEKLKEVLAEVAPDTAEEMASADGGAGELASNRFEKLINIKDRGQIFRVDVDTIERIDAAGDYMCIYTGDNTLILRETMKDLEKRLDPRRFQRVHRSTIVNLDLVKQVKPHTNGECFLVLDSGASVKVSRSYRDVVARFVH, from the coding sequence ATGACAATCAGAACCATTCTCGTCGACGACGAACCCCTGGCGATCCAGGGGCTCGAGCTCCGGCTTCAGGAGCATGACGACGTCGAGATCATCGACAAATGCTCGAACGGCCGCGAAGCGATCCGTTCCATCAAGACGCACAAACCCGACCTCGTCTTCCTCGATATCCAGATGCCCGGATTCGACGGATTTTCGGTGGTGCAGGGTCTTATGGAAGTCGAACCGCCGCTGTTCGTCTTCGTCACCGCCTATTCCGACCACGCCATCCGCGCCTTCGAAGCGCAGGCGATGGACTATCTGATGAAGCCGGTCGAACCGGCCCGCCTCGCCGACACGATCGAACGCGTGCGGATGCGCCTGAACGAGAAGCGCGGGGCCGAGGAAGTCGAGAAGCTCAAGGAAGTCCTCGCCGAAGTCGCTCCCGACACCGCCGAGGAAATGGCCTCGGCCGATGGCGGCGCGGGCGAACTCGCTTCGAACCGCTTCGAAAAGCTCATCAACATCAAGGATCGCGGCCAGATCTTCCGCGTCGATGTCGATACGATCGAGCGGATCGACGCGGCCGGCGATTACATGTGCATCTATACCGGCGACAACACGCTGATCCTGCGCGAAACGATGAAGGACCTCGAGAAGCGCCTCGATCCGCGCCGGTTCCAGCGCGTCCATCGTTCGACCATCGTCAATCTCGATCTGGTCAAGCAGGTGAAGCCGCACACCAATGGCGAATGCTTCCTCGTGCTCGATTCGGGTGCGTCGGTGAAGGTCAGCCGTTCGTATCGCGACGTGGTGGCGCGCTTCGTCCACTAA
- a CDS encoding HD domain-containing protein — MEDSGERATFTAMSEGTQADWNIIGSQFRGFAGGLADRVLTHLRLLDGDFGGFPIDRMQHSLQTATRAHRDGRGEDYVVMALLHDIGDTLGSYNHPEIGAAILKPFVSEEIHWICQNHGAFQGYYFFHFIGMNRDAREAFRGHPHFAACEEFCAKYDQAAFDPDYDSEPLEYFEPMVRRVFARPVNSLYAKAAETV; from the coding sequence ATGGAGGATTCGGGCGAGCGCGCCACGTTCACCGCGATGAGCGAGGGAACGCAGGCGGACTGGAACATCATCGGCAGCCAGTTTCGCGGCTTTGCCGGCGGATTGGCGGACCGGGTGCTGACGCATCTGCGGCTGCTCGACGGCGATTTCGGCGGCTTTCCGATCGACCGGATGCAGCATTCGCTCCAGACCGCGACTCGCGCGCATCGCGACGGGCGGGGCGAGGATTATGTGGTGATGGCCCTGCTTCACGACATCGGCGACACGCTGGGCAGCTATAATCACCCCGAGATCGGCGCGGCGATCCTCAAGCCGTTCGTGAGCGAGGAGATCCATTGGATCTGCCAGAATCACGGGGCCTTTCAGGGCTATTATTTCTTCCACTTCATCGGGATGAACCGCGACGCGCGCGAGGCGTTCCGCGGGCATCCTCATTTCGCGGCGTGCGAGGAATTCTGCGCGAAATATGATCAGGCGGCGTTCGACCCTGACTATGACAGCGAGCCGCTGGAATATTTCGAGCCGATGGTCCGCCGCGTGTTCGCCCGGCCGGTGAACTCGCTCTACGCCAAGGCGGCCGAGACGGTCTGA
- a CDS encoding TonB-dependent receptor, translated as MRTKLFAGVAFAALILPSAAFAQSTGSTEFEAENEIVVTGTAVQRSVGGVQLPDTPKSKVVIDAELIQRQRPGQTVNDIINLSPGVSFQNNDATGASGGTFTIRGFDSTRISQTIDGIPLNDTGNYAIYSNQQQDPETLESINVNLGSTDADSPTASASGGTVNIRTRVPGEELGALFSGMIGTYAANGAPAGERNFYRGFAMIDTGDFTGIGTRAFVSASWLKGDNPFNNYGQLEKAQFNGRLYQSIGDNGDFIAIAGHYNENRNNFFGSGPLRADPARVVGSGSGNRFPLTNTERQYNINYPCNTAVARAGLVDTTNSCGTEFDRRYNPSNTGNIRGNMRFTLAEGLVLTVDPSFQYVKANGGGVVAAREGCTTLGTAPVVAPGCGAGTFTGVINAGPNGGNASPGGFGTYVGRDLNGDGDLLDTVQIANPSQTTTRRYVVVSSLAYTLAQGQRFRLSYTYDRGRHRQTGEHAPLAINGEPLDVFPVNMPILTGSGPSLQKRDRLSYAQLQQVSGEYRGEFGPLTVVASVTGKWFKRDLTQNCFTVAANGNVACLPAGQLAAYGAANPYAYFGQGVTSTTNSNGATVTRPAGACTTAVTCVVGFAAPQRRVYNYDKVLPSLGVTFDVTDDLSAFASYTKGISVPGTDILYGAFYFPVSADGARPVPEGTNSFDGGFRYRRGRLTAQLAGWYTGYTNRIATAYDPELDQTITRNLGDVTKWGFDGSIAYKPTPDLLLYVFGSYLSSRIKDNLAGGNCSAAFVTAGQYGCTTVGSPYFVQTAGKRESGAPVYTFGGRIQGTIGPVDLGVQAKRTGKRYVNDENLPIQQVSGATTTTVYGATAPEYTLVDIDIRLNMAQWGLEKTYLQFNVTNLFDQYYVGGFGGSSNRYTVPNANFGVPRAVTMAFVVGF; from the coding sequence ATGCGCACTAAGCTTTTCGCAGGCGTGGCGTTTGCCGCGCTTATTCTGCCGTCGGCAGCCTTCGCTCAGTCGACCGGCTCGACCGAGTTCGAAGCCGAGAATGAAATCGTCGTCACCGGCACCGCCGTTCAGCGCAGCGTCGGCGGAGTCCAGCTGCCCGATACGCCGAAGTCGAAGGTCGTCATCGACGCGGAACTGATCCAGCGCCAGCGCCCCGGCCAGACCGTCAACGACATCATCAACCTGTCGCCGGGTGTCAGCTTCCAGAACAACGACGCCACCGGCGCGTCGGGCGGCACCTTCACGATCCGCGGCTTCGACTCGACCCGCATCTCGCAGACGATCGACGGCATTCCGCTGAACGACACCGGCAACTACGCCATCTATTCGAACCAGCAGCAGGATCCCGAGACGCTGGAGTCGATCAACGTCAACCTCGGCTCGACCGACGCCGACAGCCCGACCGCCTCGGCTTCGGGCGGCACCGTCAACATCCGCACCCGCGTTCCGGGTGAGGAACTGGGCGCGCTGTTCAGCGGCATGATCGGCACCTACGCCGCCAATGGCGCACCGGCCGGCGAGCGCAACTTCTATCGCGGCTTCGCGATGATCGACACCGGCGACTTCACCGGCATCGGCACCCGCGCTTTCGTTTCGGCTTCGTGGCTGAAGGGCGACAACCCCTTCAACAACTATGGCCAGCTCGAGAAGGCCCAGTTCAACGGCCGTCTCTATCAGTCGATCGGCGACAATGGCGACTTCATCGCCATCGCGGGCCACTATAACGAGAACCGCAACAACTTCTTCGGTTCGGGCCCGCTACGCGCCGATCCGGCTCGCGTCGTCGGCAGCGGTTCGGGCAACCGCTTCCCGCTGACCAACACCGAGCGTCAGTACAACATCAACTATCCGTGCAACACGGCCGTTGCTCGCGCCGGTCTGGTGGACACCACCAACTCGTGCGGCACCGAGTTCGATCGTCGCTACAACCCGTCGAACACCGGCAACATCCGCGGCAACATGCGCTTCACGCTGGCCGAAGGTCTGGTCCTGACGGTCGACCCGAGCTTCCAGTATGTGAAGGCGAACGGCGGCGGCGTCGTCGCAGCGCGCGAAGGCTGCACCACGCTGGGCACCGCGCCCGTCGTGGCACCGGGCTGCGGCGCGGGCACCTTCACCGGCGTGATCAATGCGGGCCCGAACGGCGGCAATGCATCGCCGGGCGGCTTCGGCACCTATGTCGGCCGTGACCTCAACGGCGACGGCGATCTGCTCGACACCGTCCAGATCGCGAACCCGAGCCAGACGACCACCCGTCGTTATGTCGTGGTTTCGTCGCTCGCCTACACGCTCGCCCAGGGCCAGCGCTTCCGCCTGAGCTACACCTATGACCGCGGCCGCCATCGCCAGACCGGCGAGCACGCTCCGCTGGCGATCAACGGTGAACCGCTGGACGTCTTCCCGGTGAACATGCCGATCCTGACCGGTTCGGGTCCGTCGCTTCAGAAGCGCGACCGCCTGTCCTATGCCCAGCTGCAGCAGGTCTCGGGTGAATATCGTGGCGAGTTCGGTCCGCTCACGGTCGTCGCCAGCGTCACCGGCAAGTGGTTCAAGCGCGATCTGACGCAGAACTGCTTCACCGTCGCAGCCAACGGCAACGTCGCCTGCCTGCCCGCGGGCCAGCTCGCAGCTTATGGCGCGGCCAACCCCTATGCCTATTTCGGCCAGGGCGTGACCTCGACCACCAACAGCAACGGCGCCACTGTGACGCGTCCGGCCGGTGCTTGCACCACCGCAGTCACCTGCGTCGTCGGCTTCGCCGCTCCGCAGCGTCGCGTGTACAACTATGACAAGGTCCTGCCGAGCCTCGGCGTGACCTTCGATGTCACCGACGATCTGAGCGCGTTCGCCAGCTACACCAAGGGCATCTCGGTTCCCGGTACGGACATTCTGTACGGCGCCTTCTACTTCCCGGTCTCCGCCGACGGCGCGCGCCCGGTTCCTGAAGGCACGAACAGCTTCGACGGCGGCTTCCGCTATCGTCGCGGCCGCCTGACCGCGCAGCTCGCGGGCTGGTACACCGGCTACACCAACCGTATCGCCACCGCCTATGATCCCGAACTGGACCAGACGATCACCCGCAACCTGGGCGACGTCACCAAGTGGGGCTTCGACGGCAGCATCGCGTACAAGCCGACCCCGGACCTCCTGCTCTATGTGTTCGGTTCGTATCTGAGCTCGCGGATCAAGGACAATCTGGCGGGTGGCAACTGCTCGGCAGCGTTCGTGACTGCAGGCCAGTATGGTTGCACCACGGTCGGCTCGCCCTACTTCGTGCAGACCGCCGGCAAGCGTGAATCGGGCGCTCCGGTTTACACCTTCGGCGGCCGTATCCAGGGCACCATCGGTCCGGTCGACCTCGGCGTTCAGGCCAAGCGTACCGGCAAGCGCTACGTCAACGACGAGAACCTGCCGATCCAGCAGGTCAGCGGCGCGACGACCACCACCGTCTATGGTGCGACTGCGCCGGAATACACGCTGGTCGATATCGATATCCGTCTGAACATGGCTCAGTGGGGTCTCGAAAAGACCTATCTCCAGTTCAACGTGACCAACCTGTTCGATCAGTATTATGTCGGCGGCTTCGGTGGTTCGTCGAACCGCTACACTGTCCCGAACGCCAACTTTGGCGTGCCGCGCGCAGTGACGATGGCCTTCGTGGTCGGCTTCTAA
- the ligA gene encoding NAD-dependent DNA ligase LigA, with protein sequence MTAPLPANPQDAALELERLAAEIAHHNRLYHTDDAPEISDADYDALMRRNAAIEAAFPDQVRADSPSKTVGAAPTGNLQKVTHAKPMMSLDNAFSDEDVIDFILRVRRFLSLGTDDRVALTAEPKIDGLSCSLRYEHRRLVMAATRGDGRVGEDVTANVRTIEDIPQTLPADAPDVFEVRGEVYMAKQDFDALNARLLAEAEDSGKEARQFANPRNAAAGSLRQKDAEVTRARPLKFLAHGWGETSALPADTQFGVIRALEGWGFAVHPLVVECVQVEAALAHYRRIEAQRADLPFDIDGVVYKVDRLDWQERLGSVGRAPRWAIAHKFPAERAETTLNDIEIQVGRTGKLTPVAKLDPVTVGGVVVRNATLHNADEIERLGVRPGDRVVLQRAGDVIPQIVENLTRDVAREAWIFPTHCPQCQSDAVREEGEVDIRCTGGLICPAQRLERLRHFVSRGALDIEGLGEKTIVEFLDLGWIAEPADIFRLAAHREELLGREGWKEKSVENLLDAIEAKRAPDGARLLFGLGIRHIGAITARDLLKRYATFDAIKALADELIALRDSTAQQIGETDQKFRTRLDKAIAEHIGVENVGAAVGHALADFFHEPHNRTVWDDLLAEVTPPPFVVEARESEVTGKTLVFTGSLETLSRDEAKAQAEKLGARVAGSVSAKTDLVIAGPGAGSKLKKAAELGIRVIDEAEWNAIYSGTSQ encoded by the coding sequence ATGACCGCGCCGCTCCCCGCCAATCCGCAAGACGCCGCCCTCGAACTGGAACGTCTCGCGGCCGAGATCGCGCATCACAACCGCCTCTATCACACCGACGACGCGCCCGAGATCAGCGACGCGGACTATGACGCACTGATGCGGCGCAACGCGGCGATCGAAGCCGCCTTCCCCGATCAGGTCCGCGCCGATTCGCCGTCGAAGACCGTGGGTGCCGCGCCCACCGGCAATCTTCAGAAGGTGACTCACGCGAAGCCGATGATGAGCCTCGACAACGCGTTCAGCGACGAGGACGTGATCGATTTCATCCTGCGCGTCCGCCGCTTCCTGTCGCTCGGGACCGACGATCGCGTGGCGCTGACCGCAGAGCCCAAGATCGACGGCCTGTCCTGCTCGCTGCGTTACGAGCATCGCCGCCTCGTGATGGCCGCCACGCGCGGTGACGGGCGCGTGGGCGAGGACGTGACCGCGAATGTCCGCACGATCGAAGACATTCCCCAGACCCTGCCCGCCGATGCGCCGGACGTGTTCGAGGTGCGCGGCGAGGTCTATATGGCCAAGCAGGATTTCGACGCGCTTAACGCCCGGCTGCTCGCCGAAGCGGAGGACAGCGGCAAGGAAGCCCGCCAGTTCGCCAATCCGCGCAACGCCGCCGCCGGATCGCTGCGCCAGAAGGATGCGGAGGTCACCCGCGCCCGCCCGCTCAAATTCCTCGCCCACGGCTGGGGCGAAACATCCGCGCTGCCCGCCGATACCCAGTTCGGCGTGATCCGCGCGCTGGAAGGCTGGGGGTTCGCGGTCCACCCGCTGGTCGTCGAATGCGTCCAGGTCGAAGCCGCGCTCGCCCATTATCGCCGGATCGAGGCGCAGCGCGCCGACTTGCCCTTCGACATCGACGGCGTGGTCTATAAGGTCGACCGGCTCGACTGGCAGGAGCGGCTGGGCAGTGTCGGCCGTGCGCCGCGCTGGGCGATCGCCCACAAATTCCCCGCCGAACGCGCCGAAACCACGCTCAACGATATCGAAATTCAGGTCGGCCGCACCGGCAAGCTCACGCCGGTCGCCAAGCTCGATCCGGTTACCGTGGGCGGCGTCGTTGTCCGCAACGCGACGCTGCACAATGCCGACGAGATCGAGCGGCTCGGCGTGCGCCCGGGCGACCGCGTCGTGCTCCAGCGCGCCGGGGACGTGATCCCCCAGATCGTCGAGAACCTCACGCGCGACGTGGCGCGCGAGGCGTGGATATTTCCCACCCATTGTCCGCAATGCCAGTCGGACGCGGTGCGCGAGGAAGGCGAAGTCGATATCCGCTGCACCGGCGGGCTGATCTGTCCCGCCCAGCGGCTCGAACGCCTGCGCCACTTTGTCAGCCGCGGCGCGCTCGACATCGAGGGGCTGGGCGAGAAGACCATCGTCGAATTCCTCGATCTGGGCTGGATCGCCGAGCCCGCCGACATCTTCCGCCTCGCCGCACATCGCGAGGAACTGCTCGGGCGCGAAGGGTGGAAGGAAAAGTCGGTAGAGAATCTGCTCGACGCCATCGAAGCCAAGCGCGCACCCGACGGGGCCCGGCTGCTGTTCGGCCTGGGCATCCGCCATATCGGCGCGATCACCGCGCGCGACCTGCTCAAGCGCTATGCGACCTTCGATGCGATCAAGGCGCTGGCCGACGAACTCATCGCGTTGCGCGACTCCACCGCGCAGCAAATCGGTGAGACCGACCAGAAATTCCGCACCCGGCTCGACAAGGCCATTGCCGAGCATATCGGCGTCGAGAATGTCGGCGCCGCCGTGGGCCATGCCCTGGCCGACTTCTTCCACGAGCCGCACAACCGCACCGTGTGGGATGATCTGCTCGCCGAGGTGACGCCCCCACCTTTCGTAGTCGAAGCGCGCGAGTCGGAAGTGACCGGCAAGACCCTGGTCTTCACCGGCAGCCTCGAAACGCTCAGCCGCGACGAAGCAAAAGCGCAGGCGGAGAAGCTCGGCGCGCGAGTCGCGGGCTCGGTTTCGGCGAAGACCGACCTCGTCATTGCGGGTCCGGGCGCTGGATCGAAACTGAAAAAGGCGGCTGAACTCGGCATCCGCGTGATCGACGAAGCCGAATGGAATGCAATCTATTCCGGGACTTCACAGTGA
- a CDS encoding histidine kinase — translation MLQAVGWSGYLILRTVSSISIGITLKGVLIPLVETIIGYSLTLLLSTLYGFYRRLPRISGILLTLATLATATLVYAVLNAFSFSFINGDSLQPGISVALVFATMFLNFTVLAGWSALYFGINFYLIVEQQADQMQVLEHQASSAQLAMLRYQLNPHFLFNTLNSISTLVLLKQTERANIMLSRLASFLRYTLANEPTAHVTLAQEAETLKLYLEIEKMRFDERLRTHFEIDPRVAKARLPSLLLQPLVENAIKYAVTPQEEGADITVSARLAGERVQISVSDTGPGLIEMKARPTLSTGVGLANIKERLAQAFGPDHRFETKSNPGHGFSVEIEIPFQIEEPNREAA, via the coding sequence ATGCTCCAGGCGGTCGGGTGGAGCGGCTATCTGATCCTGCGCACCGTCTCGTCCATTTCGATCGGGATCACGCTGAAGGGCGTGCTGATCCCGCTGGTCGAAACGATCATCGGGTATAGCCTGACGCTGCTGCTTTCGACGCTCTACGGCTTCTATCGCCGCCTGCCGCGCATCAGCGGCATCCTGCTGACTCTCGCCACGCTGGCCACCGCGACTCTGGTCTATGCGGTGCTCAACGCCTTCAGCTTCTCGTTCATCAACGGCGATTCGCTGCAGCCGGGGATCAGCGTCGCGCTGGTCTTCGCGACCATGTTCCTCAACTTCACCGTGCTGGCAGGCTGGTCCGCGCTCTATTTCGGCATCAACTTCTACCTGATCGTCGAGCAACAGGCCGATCAGATGCAGGTGCTGGAGCATCAGGCGAGCAGCGCCCAGCTGGCGATGCTGCGCTATCAGCTCAACCCGCATTTCCTGTTTAACACGCTCAATTCGATCTCGACGCTGGTGCTGCTCAAGCAGACCGAACGCGCCAACATCATGCTTTCCCGCCTCGCGTCGTTCCTGCGCTATACGCTCGCCAACGAGCCGACCGCGCACGTCACGCTGGCGCAGGAAGCCGAAACGCTGAAACTCTATCTCGAGATCGAGAAGATGCGGTTCGACGAGCGACTGCGCACCCATTTCGAGATCGACCCGCGCGTCGCCAAGGCCCGGCTGCCCTCGCTGCTGCTCCAGCCGCTGGTGGAAAATGCGATCAAATATGCCGTCACTCCGCAGGAAGAAGGCGCCGATATCACCGTTTCCGCTCGGCTCGCCGGAGAACGGGTGCAGATCAGCGTATCCGACACCGGCCCGGGATTGATCGAGATGAAAGCGAGGCCGACCCTTTCAACCGGCGTGGGGCTCGCCAATATCAAGGAGCGACTGGCGCAGGCTTTCGGGCCTGACCATCGATTCGAAACGAAATCGAACCCGGGGCATGGGTTCAGCGTTGAGATCGAAATCCCGTTCCAGATCGAGGAACCGAACCGAGAGGCCGCATGA